The following are from one region of the Anomaloglossus baeobatrachus isolate aAnoBae1 chromosome 1, aAnoBae1.hap1, whole genome shotgun sequence genome:
- the LOC142294075 gene encoding leucine-rich repeat flightless-interacting protein 2-like codes for MGTPASGRKRTPIKDRFFAEDEALSHIAREAEARLAAKRAARAEARDIRMRELERQQKEQDEKSDKQYSEGYSRPSSRNATSALPGTFTPLSGSSSRRGSGDASSLLDPDASLSELRDSLAEVEEKYKKAMVSNAELDNEKSNLVYQVDTLKDVIEEMEEQMAEYHRENEDKSRELERQKHACSILQHKLDELKEGIRQRDELIEKHGMVIIPDGTPNGDINHEPLVGQITVVSQEAAQVLESAGEGPLDVRLRKLAEEKDELVSQIRKLKLQLDEECHKSVRNDTMTDSTGLENGSDLQLIEMQRDANRQMSEYKFKLSKAEQDITTLEQNVLRLEGQVVRYC; via the coding sequence ATGGGGACTCCTGCATCTGGAAGGAAACGTACTCCAATTAAAGACAGATTCTTTGCGGAAGATGAAGCCCTGAGTCACATTGCAAGAGAGGCAGAAGCAAGGCTGGCAGCAAAGAGAGCAGCACGCGCAGAAGCGAGGGATATCCGAATGCGTGAGCTGGAGCGACAGCAGAAAGAGCAGGACGAGAAGAGCGACAAGCAGTATTCTGAAGGTTATTCCAGGCCATCATCTCGGAATGCAACGTCTGCGCTTCCTGGAACCTTTACTCCATTGAGTGGATCATCTTCTCGCAGAGGCAGTGGAGATGCAAGCAGTTTACTAGATCCAGATGCTTCTCTAAGTGAATTACGGGACTCTTTAGCAGAAGTGGaggagaaatataagaaagctatggTATCAAACGCTGAGCTCGATAATGAAAAAAGCAATCTCGTCTATCAAGTAGACACATTGAAGGATGTCATTGAAGAAATGGAGGAACAGATGGCGGAGTATCATAGAGAAAATGAAGACAAGTCAAGGGAATTAGAAAGACAGAAACATGCCTGCAGCATTCTACAGCACAAGTTGGATGAACTGAAAGAAGGTATTCGCCAAAGAGATGAGCTTATTGAGAAACACGGTATGGTTATTATTCCAGATGGTACTCCTAATGGTGACATCAACCATGAGCCCTTGGTTGGGCAAATAACTGTTGTATCCCAAGAAGCGGCACAAGTTTTGGAATCGGCTGGAGAAGGTCCTCTTGATGTAAGGCTACGAAAACTGGCAGAGGAGAAGGACGAGCTTGTATCACAGATAAGGAAGTTAAAGCTGCAGTTGGATGAAGAGTGCCATAAGAGTGTTAGAAATGACACTATGACGGACTCCACAGGACTGGAAAATGGTTCTGATCTACAGCTAATAGAAATGCAGCGGGATGCCAATAGACAAATGAGTGAATACAAGTTCAAACTCTCAAAAGCAGAGCAAGATATAACCACACTAGAGCAGAATGTTCTTAGGCTTGAAGGGCAAGTGGTAAGATATTGTTAG